A single region of the Kocuria rosea genome encodes:
- a CDS encoding cobalamin-independent methionine synthase II family protein, with product MTMQNTDHVQTTHVGSLPRTPRLLEANQRHAEGAITFEQLTDELAVGVEDVVRRQREIGVDVVNDGEYGHTMSSAVDYGAWWNYSFSRLGGLTPTDEDRWASTEKRRSSPGHIVLTSFPDRRDRERFREAYEDPASGILTGRSSTTQPKITGPLTYTGQEAVASDVRNLRAAMAATGAQTGFVAALSPGSAARVTNEYYRTDEELVYACADAMREEYLAITDAGLTVQIDDPSIAESWDQINPEPTVEDYLAFTRLRVEALNHALRGIPEEQVRFHLCWGSWHGPHTTDLELKHLVDLMLTINAGGYTFEGASARHAHEWKVWKDHALPEGRVIIPGVVSHSTNVVEHPELVADRIEQFASVVGRENVVASTDCGLGGRLHPQIAWAKLESLVEGARLATERLYR from the coding sequence ATGACCATGCAGAACACCGACCACGTGCAGACCACCCACGTGGGCTCCCTGCCGCGGACCCCGCGGCTGCTCGAGGCCAACCAGCGGCACGCCGAGGGCGCCATCACGTTCGAGCAGCTCACCGACGAGCTCGCCGTGGGCGTCGAGGACGTGGTGCGCCGGCAGCGCGAGATCGGCGTGGACGTGGTCAACGACGGCGAGTACGGGCACACGATGTCCAGCGCGGTCGACTACGGCGCGTGGTGGAACTACTCCTTCTCCCGCCTCGGCGGGCTCACCCCGACCGACGAGGACCGGTGGGCGTCCACGGAGAAGAGGCGCTCCTCGCCCGGCCACATCGTGCTCACGAGCTTCCCGGACCGCCGGGACCGCGAGCGCTTCCGGGAGGCGTACGAGGACCCGGCGTCGGGCATCCTCACCGGGCGCTCCTCGACCACGCAGCCCAAGATCACCGGGCCGCTGACCTACACGGGACAGGAGGCCGTGGCCTCGGACGTCCGCAACCTCCGGGCGGCCATGGCGGCCACCGGGGCGCAGACCGGGTTCGTGGCCGCCCTCTCCCCCGGCTCCGCCGCGCGCGTGACGAACGAGTACTACAGGACCGACGAGGAGCTCGTCTACGCGTGCGCCGACGCGATGCGCGAGGAGTACCTGGCGATCACGGACGCCGGGCTGACCGTGCAGATCGACGACCCGTCCATCGCGGAGTCCTGGGACCAGATCAACCCCGAGCCCACGGTCGAGGACTACCTGGCGTTCACGCGGCTGCGCGTCGAGGCGCTCAACCACGCGCTGCGGGGGATCCCCGAGGAGCAGGTCCGCTTCCACCTGTGCTGGGGCTCCTGGCACGGCCCGCACACCACGGACCTCGAGCTGAAGCACCTCGTGGACCTGATGCTGACCATCAACGCCGGCGGCTACACCTTCGAGGGCGCCTCCGCCCGGCACGCCCACGAGTGGAAGGTCTGGAAGGACCACGCGCTGCCCGAGGGCCGCGTGATCATCCCGGGCGTGGTCTCCCACTCGACGAACGTGGTGGAGCACCCGGAGCTGGTGGCCGACCGGATCGAGCAGTTCGCCTCGGTCGTGGGCCGCGAGAACGTCGTCGCGTCGACCGACTGCGGTCTGGGCGGGCGCCTGCACCCGCAGATCGCCTGGGCCAAGCTCGAGTCCCTCGTCGAGGGAGCGCGCCTGGCCACGGAGCGGCTCTACCGCTGA
- a CDS encoding cobalamin-independent methionine synthase II family protein: protein MLRSADRIRTTHAGSLPRTPALLEANRAKGAVPEAEYDRLLQDSVVDVVRRQRELGIDVVNDGEYGHVMAAEVDYGAWWHYVFARISGLTPGDVDLWEQEPQRSSPGRVVLTSFGDRRDRRLFHEAYTDPSSGITTGKQAPFPKITGKLEYTGHAALEADIRNLKAGLQATGASEGYLAALSPGSCARLENTHYADEDEVLTACAEVMREEYRAITDAGLIVQIDDPSIAENWDQVNPEPGVEDYLAFTRKRVEALNYALEGIPEEQVRFHLCWGSWHGPHTTDLGFEHLVELMLSIRAGGYSFEAANARHEHEWKVWQDHELPEGKIIIPGIVSHATNVVEHPELVADRIERFARQVGRENVIASTDCGLGGRIHPQIAAAKLETLARGAELASRRLWS, encoded by the coding sequence ATGCTGCGAAGCGCCGACCGCATCCGCACGACCCACGCCGGGTCCCTCCCGCGCACCCCGGCGCTGCTCGAGGCCAACCGGGCGAAGGGGGCCGTCCCGGAGGCGGAGTACGACCGGCTCCTGCAGGACTCGGTGGTCGACGTGGTCCGCCGACAGCGCGAGCTCGGGATCGACGTGGTCAACGACGGCGAGTACGGCCACGTCATGGCCGCGGAGGTCGACTACGGCGCGTGGTGGCACTACGTCTTCGCCCGGATCTCGGGCCTCACCCCCGGCGACGTGGACCTGTGGGAGCAGGAGCCGCAGCGCTCCTCGCCCGGCAGGGTGGTCCTGACGAGCTTCGGGGACCGCCGGGACCGCCGGCTCTTCCACGAGGCGTACACGGACCCCTCCTCGGGCATCACCACGGGCAAGCAGGCGCCGTTCCCGAAGATCACCGGGAAGCTGGAGTACACGGGCCACGCGGCGCTGGAGGCGGACATCCGCAACCTCAAGGCCGGGCTGCAGGCCACGGGCGCGAGCGAGGGCTACCTCGCCGCGCTGTCCCCGGGCTCGTGCGCGCGGCTGGAGAACACCCACTACGCGGACGAGGACGAGGTGCTGACCGCCTGCGCCGAGGTGATGCGCGAGGAGTACCGGGCGATCACCGACGCCGGGCTGATCGTGCAGATCGACGACCCGTCCATCGCGGAGAACTGGGACCAGGTCAATCCCGAGCCCGGCGTGGAGGACTACCTCGCGTTCACCCGCAAGCGGGTCGAGGCCCTCAACTACGCCCTCGAGGGCATCCCGGAGGAGCAGGTCCGCTTCCACCTGTGCTGGGGCTCCTGGCACGGCCCGCACACCACGGACCTCGGGTTCGAGCACCTGGTGGAGCTCATGCTCTCCATCAGGGCCGGCGGCTACAGCTTCGAGGCCGCCAACGCCCGGCACGAGCACGAGTGGAAGGTCTGGCAGGACCACGAGCTGCCCGAGGGCAAGATCATCATCCCGGGGATCGTCTCCCACGCCACCAACGTGGTGGAGCACCCGGAGCTGGTGGCCGACCGGATCGAGCGCTTCGCCCGCCAGGTGGGCCGCGAGAACGTGATCGCCTCGACCGACTGCGGCCTGGGCGGGCGGATCCATCCGCAGATCGCCGCGGCGAAGCTCGAGACCCTCGCCCGCGGGGCCGAGCTCGCCTCCCGCCGGCTCTGGTCCTGA
- a CDS encoding 3-hydroxybutyrate dehydrogenase codes for MSQTPQQQDLEGRTALVTGGASGIGLAAARALAGSGAHVVVADVDEAGAQRVADELGGRAWAVDLLDTAALAELSLEVDVLVNNAGIQKVAPLQEFDPADFHRILVLMLESPFLLVRAALPHMYERGWGRVINVSSVHGLRASPYKSAYVSAKHGLEGLSKTVAVEGAAHGVTSNCINPGYVRTPLVEKQIADQARVHGIPESEVVERIMLGETPIKKLVDPEDVGSLVAWLAGPHASMVTGASYTMDGGWTAR; via the coding sequence ATGTCCCAGACGCCCCAGCAGCAGGACCTCGAGGGCCGCACGGCGCTCGTCACCGGTGGCGCGAGCGGCATCGGTCTGGCCGCCGCCCGGGCCCTCGCCGGCTCCGGCGCGCACGTGGTCGTGGCCGACGTCGACGAGGCCGGGGCGCAGCGCGTCGCGGACGAGCTCGGCGGCCGCGCGTGGGCCGTCGACCTGCTCGACACCGCGGCGCTCGCCGAGCTGAGCCTCGAGGTCGACGTGCTGGTCAACAACGCCGGCATCCAGAAGGTCGCCCCCCTCCAGGAGTTCGACCCCGCGGACTTCCACCGGATCCTGGTGCTGATGCTGGAGTCCCCGTTCCTGCTGGTGCGCGCCGCGCTGCCGCACATGTACGAGCGGGGCTGGGGGCGCGTCATCAACGTCTCCTCCGTGCACGGGCTGCGGGCGTCCCCCTACAAGAGTGCCTACGTCTCGGCGAAGCACGGCCTGGAGGGGCTGTCCAAGACCGTCGCGGTGGAGGGCGCGGCCCACGGGGTGACGAGCAACTGCATCAACCCCGGCTACGTGCGCACCCCGCTCGTCGAGAAGCAGATCGCCGACCAGGCGAGGGTGCACGGGATCCCCGAGTCCGAGGTGGTGGAGCGGATCATGCTCGGCGAGACGCCGATCAAGAAGCTCGTGGACCCGGAGGACGTCGGCAGCCTGGTCGCGTGGCTGGCCGGACCGCACGCGTCCATGGTCACCGGGGCCTCCTACACGATGGACGGCGGCTGGACGG